The proteins below come from a single Gimesia alba genomic window:
- a CDS encoding ArsR/SmtB family transcription factor produces the protein MWFMNSSDTDTDVFSAIADPTRRELLLRLAREGERNVTQLREPFSISQPAVSKHLRILREAGLVHCRRSGREQLYGIEANRLRDVHQWVLLFEKYWDDKLDALGEYLDEKKKARQKKT, from the coding sequence ATGTGGTTTATGAACAGTTCAGATACAGACACTGATGTCTTTTCCGCGATTGCCGACCCGACCCGCCGCGAACTTTTACTGCGACTGGCACGGGAGGGCGAACGGAATGTTACGCAGTTAAGGGAACCGTTTTCCATCAGCCAGCCGGCTGTTTCAAAGCACTTGCGAATCCTTCGTGAAGCGGGACTGGTACACTGTCGCAGATCGGGCCGCGAGCAACTTTATGGTATTGAAGCCAATCGGTTGCGTGATGTGCATCAATGGGTCTTGCTGTTCGAGAAATACTGGGATGACAAGCTCGACGCGCTCGGCGAATACCTTGACGAAAAGAAGAAAGCCAGACAAAAGAAAACGTAA
- a CDS encoding NUDIX hydrolase: protein MQHRHSARAILLNYQDQVLLIQHQDTTPVDPARPDVLSYWATPGGGIEAGEQAVNALRRELREELGLTHVTIGRQVGIREVRLNLPEAGVVLSHETYYVCRVSEVPLINQAGLSDSERQTLKAIRWWSCEELVNTTEILRPGALPQLVETAFLDGSEPMDVS, encoded by the coding sequence ATGCAACACCGCCATTCAGCCCGGGCGATTCTGCTGAATTATCAGGATCAGGTGCTGTTGATCCAGCATCAAGATACAACGCCCGTTGATCCTGCGCGGCCTGACGTGCTCTCTTACTGGGCAACACCCGGCGGCGGAATTGAAGCAGGGGAGCAAGCAGTAAATGCGCTCCGGCGTGAGTTGCGAGAAGAACTTGGTCTGACACATGTCACAATCGGCAGGCAGGTTGGCATTCGAGAAGTTCGGTTGAATCTACCGGAAGCGGGCGTGGTGCTCAGCCACGAAACCTACTATGTTTGCCGCGTCTCGGAAGTACCCCTAATCAATCAGGCAGGGTTATCGGACAGCGAGCGGCAAACACTGAAGGCGATCCGCTGGTGGTCCTGTGAGGAACTTGTTAACACGACTGAGATTCTGCGTCCCGGTGCGCTTCCCCAACTCGTCGAAACCGCATTTCTCGACGGTTCTGAGCCGATGGATGTTTCTTAG